The Bicyclus anynana chromosome 9, ilBicAnyn1.1, whole genome shotgun sequence DNA window tccgtagccgAACCAGATTTCCACGGGACCAATGACGCCAATGAGTTAGTTATTTTCAGTTATTAGTTATACTCATTTTATTACCTTTaacaaaattatcatattttaaattatttttagtgtatTATGTTTTATGTGTTTTGTGTATCTATACTGTTGTTTTACATGTCGTTTACTGATTGCGAGCTTTACAtcgaaatgttaaaaaataatatttacatataaataaataaataaataaatcatcattaataataatcagcctatttgaatGTTACAGTACAGCCCCTGTAGctaagtagcacgtcgattctctttctacgatagcaaacgcttcgaaaactagaaaaatgtatgtatgttacacAGCTGAATTCACCACTCGCGACGGCTAcctgagaattaaaaaaaaaattgaagcatcaatagctcagtggtgaaggagccggattcatcaccgtggttcgatccccgcgcTAGTCTGTTatagtacccactcctagcacggtcttttccgactaattggagggtaacgggaatattgggcatatttaaaaaaaaataactatggcaaatatactttataaaaaatattacataggtGCGAACGCCCTAGGTAcaattcgtttcatgtaggatggtgcgcgTGGCAGTTCGTTCCACTCtggaaagtttgccgcgattcatgaTAATAGTATACGTATTatgactgtcaccgtacccatgctatctgaaaaacattttagcaCTCATTTCGACTTTTTGTTCACTTTATTATAATGGCTGTTTTACTGTTAGTTACCTataagtttaaatgaaaattatgtaattaaaatagtgattgttattattattataaaatcttaatcaaataaataaaattgtggtggTGTGTCTGTGATTTCATAACTACTGAGTTTTCTCAAGTAGGCATAcgaaaacacaaacaaactttctaTTTGTCCAGATCCGGAAATATCTCtataccgattttaatgggacttcctCTGGAAGAtaaaggaggttattgagcaatattatttaaattacaataaagaaaaaaatctcgtgGTTCAGggtttccatgcggacgaaatcGCTGGCGTCCGCcagtttaaattgaaaaatatcgaCCGAAAAAACGTTAAAAAGGTTAAAAAAACCTGATGAATCCATGTTTAAAGAAACGTTTATTAGGAGTAGAAATAACTTCGCAATAAAAGAAGTACAAATTCGGTAAGAATTTTTTTGAATCCACACTTGACTTAATTTCATCTGCAATCTACAACAAatgagatggtccatttcaggtccattcttgtaccccgtaccattaaaatttaaaaaatacaaggaatttattaaaatgtattaaagtgaataaatctaactaaataaaaagaaataaatgaaattaaaacccaagtatCTTATCACCATATATCTTcctttatttccgccagggtacaatgactggacctgggctccatacaattttggaccatctactttacgtaaaatgtacGCAATTCGAATCTATCTATATCTCATAGGAATTAATTTCGggtattactattattatcataatctaAGTATTTcagttactaataaaaaatctataatatagtATTTCGAAGACATGTACCTAACCAGAAAAATAATACACCGTAAAAAGTTTGTAGTCACTAAATTGAATAAACAATCGTAAACATTTTGCAGTTTCATTTCGTAAAACAACGACCATAATGTGACATTGATTGAGATCATAAATTGCGGGTAGTCTTTAAATTGTTTTCTCGTCACATATTTCAGTGCCACGCCACAAGAGTCGTTCCTGCATCGTGCTGTTTAAAACTTTGTTAAGTTGTACATTTCTTGTTTAAATATGATTATTGTGCTCACATTTACGTTATTACTCGTCACTTCTGGTAAGTGTGTTTTATTTACAACATAACTTCACTTAATGAtcgttaataatgaataaaaaaacccaATATGGTGAGAGATATCTTTGTATAAGTATTGAACAAACTTAAATGCTTTTCTTGGTATTTGATTACACATTTTAACCTAcacgtaataatataaaataatatttaatatatataaatatttttgtacagtAAACTGACTACCGttaaaaatatctgaaaataaGATGccgttaggtacctacctatatttccaaattacgttttatacaaGAATAACCGTAGTGGAACCGTACTTTTATTGTGTTTAGTgggaaataacaaataattatatacgAAAATAGGTATTTAAACTTCATTTTATTCCATGCGGATTTGAACAAGATAACCTAACTTAAACTaatgttatacaaaaataacatttataattaacttaatataatttaagacctagaatttaaagaattaatgaaatttaaattttaaataaataaaataattataagaaatattataacAGTGTTGCAGATAATTAAAGAGGTTAACAAGACCTGTCaattattaagaattttttaatacGTCCACTCCATGATTCAAAGCTGTGGTTAACCTCTGGACCAAGGAGTAGTATATCATTAATGTTCACACGCATCATAACTATATTTTTGTAGCCACGTCGAGACCTAGATATGCTGAGCTCGACGAAGATGAACAGCAACTATACCGAGCGGCATACGAAACGCCATCCTATGACCAAGACCAATACGAAGAACCAGAGGACTTGCAACCGGGGAAAATAGATCTCCTCAAAGACAGCTTGTGGGCTATAAAGGCGAAGATCAATGAACTGAAAGCGTTCAATAAGGCATTAGCAGCTAATTTACTCTCGACGAAGCTGAAAGTTAAGGAACTCCTGATTAgcaagatgatgatgaaaaaacatCACGATACAGTCGATCACAAGAAACCTATGCATAACTATCAGGTAAGTCATATACacatcatcaactcatattcggctcactgctgagttcgagtctcctctcagaatgagaggggctaggccaatagtccaccacggcccaatgcggattggcagacttcacacacgcagagaattaagaaaattctctggtaggcaggtttgctcacgttgttcttccttcaccgtttgagataagtgatatttaatttcttaaaatgcacacaactgaaaagttggaggtgcatgccccggaccggattcgaacccacaccctctgtaatcagaggcaggggtcatatccactaggctatcacggctcttaggtAAGTCAAATAAATGAGGCCGATTGaggaagaataataataaaaaagagacAGATGGCTTAAAGTGGTCTCTCTGCTTTCCGAGGCACGGAAGTGTAACACCATTACAGCACTACACACTCGAACCTATGGAACCCGAGATGCAAAGCTACATAGGCCAACCACTGGACGGTAGTTTtaagtataagtaggtataagtcGGTATCCTCTATAATGTGGGAGTTTACCTTGCCCttcaattgaattaattaatacctaatacTTAAGTTGGTATACGATGTAGGTATTAAATTGTCTTACAAATAGAATAAGTAGAATTTTAATATGAGTCTTGCCGTcacaaaatgttaaaatggaTTTAAGGaagtacatacctacctacttggcGTAGGttatttgtaagaaaaaaaCCAACGAGAAGATTTAGTGCGTACCTACATAAACCAAAAAGGCTAGAGAAATATTTGCAGCCGTTAACCAACATTTTCAATCTAGTAATAGACTGTGATATtttcattaaccgacttcaaaaaggaggaggttctcaattcggtcggtattttttttttttttttatgtatgtacaccgattactcgaagacgcctggaccgattacaaaaattctttttttgtttgaaacggtatagtccccatttggtcccattgccatcatgtcaagatctgatgatggattcctggagaaattgaggggaactttcgaaaattatatgggtatctagtgtgttcgtgaactttttcatttagtacttttaagtactacaatttcatgaaggtttaaaatcgatctgatgatggagccataaaacagacgagggaactcctcggcgatttacaccagttaccttgtgtttgggcttgattaatttgtattaatgagaactttccacatagataggttatgactgtcatttaggggtttggtgatgaagaccaaggacaattaagggaactccttaacagtttacagtaactaccttgtgtttgaccttgattaattcgtattgctgagaactttctacctagatgagttgtgtccgttattaggggtctgatgatgaagaccaaggtcaattaagggaaccccttaacggtttacggtagttaccttgtgcttgggcttgattaatttgtattgctgtgAATTTTGTatcaagatgggttgtgactgtcattggggtctaatgtattcgtttgagatgaaattttacactaaaaaatggaaaaataataaaaattttaataaaaaaaatacaaccgacttcaaaacctaaaaacgtatccactaaactaaaaagcgaaaaataacatcataatatgttctacctgctgatcagtatgaaggcggtgcttagccggtgttgtcttaatttaagtcatttctgacaggaccacatgaaacaacactttctgcaaaatctaaatctataagatattctcacatggcttgaattaatacatcaccggcttagcaccgccttcatactgatcagcaggtagaacatattatgatgttatttttcgctttttagtttagtggatacgtttttaggttttgaagtcggttgtatttttttattaaaatttttattataaaatatgtggTTCACCATTCCAAGTAGTTGTTGTTTTTGAAAATGTTATCAGCAGAGAAtacgtattattttctttagaCGCTAATCTAAATCGAATATCTGGTTTAATGCGAACATGAATAATTGTCCTCGATAAATTAATCACGGAGTCACCACGCTATCGCGGGCTGAACGGAAAACCTTCACCGACTACGATATGAACAAAAAGCCTACAGTACACGCGTCGAACAATAACTGACATTTAAGTCCAAtcccagtgttaccaactctccaaaatatttatccctaaagtttgtgtcaaaaacccctaaaatcgccttaattattgagttgtccccctaaaaaatataaatatataataatttagaaataatatggtGTGATATGtatcaaaagtctatatttaatacagacaaaatattccgtcttcatctgaagattcagattttttgataTCACACATGTTgacattgaattaatttaacaattttttttgtaatgaaaataatgaaacttGTCGCCAGtcgcctcagagtggttgtagaataacgtattatatgtcgttataagtcgctaggtcaagaaagaaatataaaaattatcatcaatttaaaaatattaaagagtcaaaaaatccctgaaaatacccctaaaaatttcagactcTTAAAAAAATCCCACTTCACTTATTTttcccctaaatctggggggaaaacccctaagttgggaaccctgtccAATCCGCTCGTTGACGCACCGAACGCATTCCACATTATTGATGTCCTACCTCAACAAGCTGCCGAATAAGGATTTATTGAAAGTAATGGTGATTTTTAACTGTTTCAGCCTCAACCTTATCCAACATACGAGCCACAAATGCCACAATACGGTGCACCTCAATATGGACACGACCCTTACTATGGAATCTAAACAATGAAGATATGCACACGTTGTACTTTCATACAATCTCTCTATCTTCttcaaatagaaagaaaaaagagCTGATTAGtctattacttattaataaattattttttctttatgtctaaaattatatttcaaataaaaaaattgttacttaatctaatatataaaattctcgttgttattataaattaaagtttccACTGATgttcagttttgtttttttgcGTATAAgaattaatgttttatattatttcaaataaaaaattgtt harbors:
- the LOC112056512 gene encoding uncharacterized protein LOC112056512; protein product: MIIVLTFTLLLVTSATSRPRYAELDEDEQQLYRAAYETPSYDQDQYEEPEDLQPGKIDLLKDSLWAIKAKINELKAFNKALAANLLSTKLKVKELLISKMMMKKHHDTVDHKKPMHNYQPQPYPTYEPQMPQYGAPQYGHDPYYGI